In the Phaeobacter gallaeciensis genome, one interval contains:
- a CDS encoding MATE family efflux transporter, producing MTYRAHARAVAVLGLPLIGGHVAQFAINMTDTIMLGWYGVDELAAVTLAGSCFFVFFMLGAGFAFAVMPLVAAAAGAGEERQIRRSTRMGLWLSLAYGVLAMPVLWYSEPLLLMLGQKPGVAADASAYLRIAGWGLFPALLVMVLKSYLAALERTQVVLWVTVLAALVNAVVNYALIFGHWGAPELGITGAAIASVLTQLVSLVAVLAYALKALAEHELMRNFHRPDWEMLREVFRLGVPIGLTNLSEISLFTASAMMMGWLGTATLAAHGIAITLSGLTFMVHLGLSNAATIRSGNAYGRRDWPHMARGAKVVIALSLAMSVATIVLFLTAPDPLISLFLGTEDPDKPQILLIGAGLLAAAALFQLMDGMQVVVLGLLRGVQDTGVPMVIAALSYWVVGIPASYLFGFTFGWGGVGVWYGLALGLSCAGFFLLIRFWRQAAHRVPAAAI from the coding sequence ATGACATATCGTGCACACGCCCGGGCCGTGGCGGTTCTGGGCCTGCCCCTGATCGGCGGCCATGTGGCCCAGTTCGCGATCAACATGACCGATACCATAATGCTGGGTTGGTATGGCGTCGATGAACTGGCGGCGGTGACGCTGGCCGGATCCTGTTTCTTTGTCTTTTTCATGCTGGGGGCCGGCTTTGCCTTTGCCGTGATGCCGCTGGTGGCGGCCGCAGCAGGCGCGGGGGAAGAGCGCCAGATCCGACGCTCCACCCGCATGGGGCTGTGGCTGTCGCTGGCCTACGGCGTTCTGGCAATGCCGGTGCTGTGGTATTCCGAGCCGCTGTTGTTGATGCTGGGGCAGAAACCGGGGGTGGCGGCGGATGCCTCGGCCTATCTGCGCATTGCAGGCTGGGGGCTGTTCCCGGCGCTCCTGGTGATGGTGCTGAAATCCTATCTGGCGGCGCTGGAGCGCACGCAGGTCGTGCTTTGGGTTACGGTGCTGGCGGCTCTTGTCAATGCCGTGGTGAACTACGCGCTGATCTTTGGCCACTGGGGCGCGCCAGAGCTGGGCATTACGGGTGCGGCGATTGCCTCGGTGCTGACGCAGCTTGTGTCGCTGGTGGCAGTGCTTGCATACGCCCTGAAGGCGTTGGCCGAGCACGAGCTGATGCGTAATTTTCACCGCCCCGACTGGGAGATGTTGCGAGAGGTCTTCCGCCTTGGCGTGCCGATCGGGCTGACCAATCTCAGTGAGATCAGCCTGTTCACCGCCTCTGCGATGATGATGGGCTGGCTGGGCACGGCCACCTTGGCGGCGCATGGGATTGCGATCACGCTGTCGGGCCTCACCTTCATGGTGCACCTCGGTCTCAGCAATGCGGCGACGATCCGGTCCGGTAACGCCTATGGGCGCCGCGACTGGCCACATATGGCGCGTGGGGCGAAGGTGGTCATCGCCCTGTCGCTGGCCATGTCGGTTGCAACGATCGTGCTGTTCCTGACCGCGCCGGATCCGCTGATTTCGCTGTTTCTGGGCACCGAGGATCCGGACAAGCCGCAAATCCTGCTTATCGGGGCCGGGCTGTTGGCCGCGGCGGCGCTGTTTCAGCTGATGGATGGTATGCAGGTGGTGGTTCTGGGGCTGTTGCGCGGGGTGCAGGACACCGGCGTTCCGATGGTGATCGCCGCGCTCAGTTATTGGGTGGTCGGCATCCCGGCCTCCTACCTGTTCGGCTTTACCTTTGGCTGGGGGGGTGTCGGGGTCTGGTACGGGCTGGCGCTGGGGCTCAGCTGTGCCGGGTTCTTCCTGCTAATCCGGTTCTGGCGTCAGGCCGCCCATAGGGTACCTGCCGCCGCGATCTGA
- a CDS encoding nickel/cobalt transporter, with protein MRVLTALAALAVLVIAIWLWGFGGAQDVARWAVSGQREAQSALARGLRALKAGQPGALISLLSLCFAYGFFHAAGPGHGKLVIGGYGMDRSVAMGRLAALAVASSLAQAATAVVLVAGGLTVMDWGRERMTSIAEEVLAPLSYGLIALVGVYLFQRGTRRLLRLRQSPSAAKVDGLVAACDHGHMHSHDHDHDHSADACPSCGHRHGPTLEEAAQVHGLRDALAIIGAVALRPCTGAVFLLLVTWRMDVLPAGIAGAFAMGLGTASVTVAVAIASVSLRQGALDRMQGRRALALAAGLELLAGGVIALLAVQIMLRAI; from the coding sequence ATGCGAGTCCTTACAGCACTCGCCGCACTCGCGGTCCTTGTCATTGCAATCTGGCTTTGGGGGTTTGGCGGCGCGCAGGATGTGGCGCGCTGGGCGGTTTCTGGCCAGCGCGAGGCGCAATCGGCGCTGGCGCGGGGCCTGCGGGCGCTGAAGGCCGGTCAACCGGGTGCGCTGATCTCGCTTTTGTCACTCTGTTTCGCATACGGGTTCTTTCACGCAGCAGGGCCGGGGCACGGGAAGCTGGTGATCGGCGGCTACGGTATGGACCGCTCGGTGGCCATGGGGCGGTTGGCGGCGCTGGCGGTGGCCTCCTCGCTGGCGCAGGCGGCGACGGCGGTTGTGCTGGTCGCAGGCGGCCTGACCGTGATGGACTGGGGCCGGGAGCGCATGACCAGCATCGCAGAGGAGGTCCTGGCGCCGCTGTCCTATGGTCTGATCGCGCTGGTGGGCGTGTACCTGTTCCAGCGCGGGACGCGCCGCCTGCTGCGCCTGCGCCAAAGTCCTTCTGCTGCGAAGGTGGATGGGCTGGTCGCGGCCTGTGACCACGGCCATATGCACAGCCACGACCATGATCACGATCATTCAGCAGATGCCTGCCCAAGCTGCGGTCACCGGCATGGCCCGACGTTGGAAGAGGCGGCACAGGTTCACGGGCTGCGCGATGCGCTGGCGATTATCGGCGCGGTGGCGCTGCGTCCCTGTACCGGTGCGGTGTTCCTTCTCTTGGTGACATGGCGCATGGATGTGCTGCCCGCGGGGATCGCCGGTGCCTTTGCCATGGGGCTTGGCACGGCCAGTGTGACTGTGGCGGTGGCCATTGCCTCGGTCAGCCTGCGACAGGGTGCACTGGACCGGATGCAGGGGCGCCGCGCGCTGGCTCTGGCGGCGGGGCTTGAATTGCTGGCCGGAGGGGTAATCGCGCTTCTGGCAGTTCAGATCATGTTGCGGGCGATCTGA
- a CDS encoding alpha/beta fold hydrolase, with the protein MQAGFETLNGKAFFVRRWGDPALPPLLMLHGFPEYGGAWQELAERLCHRFYCIAPDQRGYGQSWAPQDVGDYATSRLVADMADLIPSSGAPVTVLGHDWGAAVAYGLAMFRPNLVSRLIIANGVHPVPFQRALAAGGPQAAASQYNRRPAARRIGGRSNGQ; encoded by the coding sequence ATGCAGGCAGGTTTCGAGACACTGAACGGCAAAGCCTTTTTCGTCCGCCGCTGGGGCGACCCTGCCCTGCCGCCACTGCTGATGCTGCACGGGTTTCCCGAATATGGCGGCGCCTGGCAGGAACTGGCCGAACGCCTGTGCCACAGGTTTTACTGCATCGCACCGGATCAGCGCGGATATGGCCAAAGCTGGGCGCCGCAGGACGTAGGCGACTATGCCACTTCCAGATTGGTTGCCGACATGGCGGATCTGATCCCTTCGTCCGGCGCCCCGGTCACCGTGCTGGGACACGACTGGGGTGCAGCAGTGGCCTATGGTCTGGCGATGTTCCGACCCAATCTGGTGTCTCGACTGATCATCGCCAATGGTGTGCACCCGGTGCCCTTCCAGCGGGCGCTGGCTGCCGGTGGACCACAGGCCGCCGCCTCGCAGTATAATCGCCGACCTGCGGCGCGACGGATCGGAGGCAGATCTAATGGCCAATGA
- a CDS encoding alpha/beta fold hydrolase yields the protein MANDFEKLLALFGAPMDMSWLSGERLKVYKVEWSRPGRLRGMVNWYRASPLQLAQPGSPIPMPDLPLNRLQVPQPHLLIWGADDSALLPEATEGLEDFAPNLTRITLKGCDHWLHHQRPDEMSHAILTWSEQSV from the coding sequence ATGGCCAATGATTTCGAAAAGCTGCTAGCGCTGTTTGGTGCCCCGATGGATATGAGCTGGCTCAGCGGTGAACGGCTGAAGGTCTACAAGGTGGAATGGTCCCGCCCCGGCCGCCTTCGCGGCATGGTGAACTGGTACCGGGCCTCGCCCTTGCAACTGGCCCAGCCCGGCAGCCCGATCCCAATGCCGGACCTGCCGCTGAACCGGTTGCAGGTTCCCCAGCCGCATCTGCTGATCTGGGGCGCGGATGACAGCGCCCTTTTGCCGGAAGCGACCGAGGGGCTTGAGGATTTCGCCCCCAACCTGACACGCATCACCCTGAAGGGCTGCGATCACTGGCTGCACCATCAAAGACCCGATGAGATGAGCCATGCGATCCTGACATGGTCAGAGCAGAGCGTCTGA
- the ppk2 gene encoding polyphosphate kinase 2, with product MSTPPAQPVPAGPAAANTSTPQPSATPRPPAPEEIRRAFESGKYPYARKMARKAYEEEKAKLQAELLKVQHWALETGEKFVMLFEGRDAAGKGGTIKRFTEHLNPRHARVVALNKPTDEERGQWYFQRYLQHLPTSGEIVLYDRSWYNRAGVERVMGFCEPSEYLEFMRQTPDLEQMLVRSGIRLYKYWFSVTQDEQLRRFKSRETDPLKQWKLSPIDKASLDKWDDYTEAKEAMFFYTDTADAPWTVVKSNCKKRARLNCMRHFLSTLDYPGKDPEIATAPDPLIIGQAHHVIHRSDHILGKALHPNSRLR from the coding sequence ATGTCCACACCCCCCGCACAGCCAGTTCCCGCAGGGCCAGCCGCCGCGAACACCAGCACCCCCCAGCCAAGCGCTACGCCGCGCCCGCCCGCGCCTGAGGAAATCCGCCGCGCCTTTGAAAGCGGCAAGTACCCCTATGCCCGCAAAATGGCCCGCAAAGCCTATGAAGAAGAGAAGGCAAAGCTGCAGGCGGAGCTTCTGAAGGTTCAGCACTGGGCGCTGGAGACCGGGGAAAAGTTCGTCATGCTGTTCGAAGGGCGTGATGCGGCGGGCAAGGGCGGCACGATCAAACGTTTTACCGAGCACCTGAACCCCCGCCATGCACGCGTCGTGGCGCTGAACAAGCCGACCGACGAAGAGCGCGGGCAATGGTATTTCCAACGCTACCTGCAACACCTGCCCACCAGCGGCGAGATCGTGCTTTATGACCGCTCCTGGTACAATCGCGCCGGGGTCGAGCGGGTGATGGGCTTTTGCGAGCCGAGCGAATATCTGGAGTTCATGCGCCAAACACCGGATCTGGAACAGATGCTGGTGCGCTCGGGTATCCGGCTATACAAGTACTGGTTCTCGGTGACGCAGGACGAACAGCTGCGCCGGTTCAAATCGCGCGAGACTGACCCGCTGAAACAGTGGAAGCTGTCACCGATCGACAAGGCCTCGCTGGACAAATGGGATGACTATACCGAGGCGAAAGAGGCGATGTTCTTTTACACCGACACCGCAGATGCGCCGTGGACGGTGGTGAAATCCAACTGCAAGAAACGGGCGCGGCTGAACTGCATGCGCCATTTCCTCAGCACGCTGGATTATCCTGGAAAGGACCCTGAAATCGCCACGGCGCCGGATCCGCTGATCATCGGTCAGGCACATCATGTGATCCACCGCTCGGACCATATTCTAGGGAAGGCGCTGCACCCCAATTCCCGGCTGCGCTGA
- a CDS encoding alpha/beta hydrolase family protein, with protein MREQIAAIGLAAGLAAGTAAVAENRIDRIRPDAPELAAFGPHPIGVQTLTFTHPGQHDILNTTADSQPIYDRPLTVEVWYPAAPGTEPGGSYRTVLRDGATEVTLQGRAARAAEPATGARYPLVVISHGYPGNRFLLSHLGENLASKGYVTVSIDHTDSTYSDQAAFGSTLLNRPIDQRFVIDQMAALDGPLGAITDVSQTGVIGYSMGGYGALIFAGAGVTQASTEYSWGTPAGLLSRHLAGSDSHKALVDERVKAVISIGPWGMNTGFWDATGLAGVEKPVMMMAGSADDVSKYPAMRQIFEGMVNTDRHLLTFEAANHNAAAPMPAPIESWQPVETLDFVPFEHYADAVWDTNRMNNIAQHFATAFMDLHLKGAEDKAAYLELIPRAADGVVDTDDAGKEGPGHTYWKGFAPRTAQGLTFETLPKGE; from the coding sequence ATGCGCGAACAGATTGCAGCGATCGGACTTGCGGCGGGACTGGCTGCGGGCACGGCGGCAGTGGCCGAAAACCGGATTGACCGGATCCGCCCCGATGCGCCCGAACTGGCGGCCTTTGGACCCCATCCGATCGGGGTACAGACGCTGACCTTCACCCACCCTGGACAACACGACATCCTCAATACAACGGCCGACAGTCAGCCGATCTATGACCGCCCTCTGACAGTCGAAGTCTGGTATCCGGCCGCGCCCGGCACCGAACCTGGCGGCAGCTATCGCACCGTCCTGCGTGATGGTGCGACCGAAGTCACGTTGCAGGGCCGTGCCGCCCGCGCGGCAGAGCCCGCAACCGGCGCCCGCTATCCGCTGGTGGTGATCTCTCACGGCTATCCCGGCAACCGCTTCCTACTGTCGCATCTGGGCGAAAACCTGGCCTCCAAAGGCTATGTGACCGTCTCCATCGACCATACCGACAGCACTTACTCCGATCAGGCGGCCTTTGGCTCGACCCTGCTGAACCGCCCCATCGACCAGAGGTTCGTTATCGATCAGATGGCCGCGCTTGATGGACCGCTGGGCGCCATCACCGATGTCTCGCAGACTGGGGTGATCGGCTATTCCATGGGGGGCTATGGCGCCCTGATCTTTGCCGGGGCGGGCGTCACCCAAGCCTCGACCGAATACAGCTGGGGCACGCCCGCCGGGCTGCTGTCGCGGCACCTGGCCGGATCGGACAGCCACAAGGCGCTGGTGGACGAGCGGGTCAAGGCGGTGATCTCCATCGGTCCCTGGGGCATGAACACCGGGTTCTGGGATGCCACCGGGCTAGCAGGCGTGGAAAAGCCAGTGATGATGATGGCGGGCAGCGCCGATGATGTGTCGAAATACCCCGCCATGCGACAGATCTTCGAAGGCATGGTCAACACCGACCGGCATCTTCTGACCTTTGAGGCAGCCAACCACAATGCCGCCGCCCCGATGCCCGCCCCGATCGAAAGCTGGCAACCGGTGGAAACACTCGATTTTGTGCCGTTTGAACACTATGCGGATGCGGTCTGGGACACCAACCGGATGAACAATATCGCACAGCATTTCGCCACGGCCTTCATGGATCTGCACTTGAAAGGCGCCGAGGACAAAGCCGCGTATCTGGAGCTGATCCCGCGCGCGGCGGATGGCGTCGTCGACACGGACGATGCGGGCAAGGAAGGCCCCGGTCATACCTATTGGAAAGGCTTTGCGCCGCGCACCGCGCAGGGGCTGACCTTTGAAACCCTGCCAAAGGGCGAATAG
- a CDS encoding pyridoxal phosphate-dependent aminotransferase, with amino-acid sequence MSFLSATLSRVKPSPSIAISTLAAELKAQGRDVIGLSAGEPDFDTPQNIKDAAVAAIAAGKTKYTAPDGIPELKQAICAKMKRDHGLDYTPKQVSVGTGGKQTLYNALMATLNPGDEVIIPAPYWVSYPDMVLLAGGTPVPLEASLESDFKLTPEQLEAAITPNTKWFIFNSPSNPSGAGYNRAELKALTDVLMRHPHVWVMTDDMYEHLVFDGFEFCTPAEVEPGLYERTLTCNGVSKAYAMTGWRIGYAAGPEHLIAAMRKVQSQSTSNPCSISQWAAVEALNGSQDFIAENNVAFKRRRDLVVAALNDIDGITCPTPEGAFYVYPSIAGLIGKSTPKGTVISDDEAFATALLEEQDVAVVFGAAFGLSPNFRISYATSDEALVEACRRIKSFCDTLS; translated from the coding sequence ATGTCTTTTCTGTCAGCAACACTTTCTCGCGTAAAACCGTCACCCTCGATCGCCATCAGCACCCTTGCCGCCGAGCTGAAGGCGCAGGGGCGCGATGTGATCGGTCTGAGCGCCGGTGAGCCGGATTTCGACACGCCCCAGAACATCAAGGACGCCGCCGTCGCTGCCATCGCGGCAGGCAAGACGAAATACACCGCCCCCGATGGCATTCCCGAACTGAAACAGGCGATCTGCGCCAAGATGAAACGCGATCACGGGCTGGACTACACCCCGAAACAGGTCTCGGTCGGCACCGGCGGCAAACAGACGCTTTATAATGCGCTGATGGCGACGCTGAACCCGGGCGACGAAGTGATCATCCCGGCGCCTTACTGGGTCAGCTATCCCGACATGGTGCTGCTGGCTGGCGGAACCCCGGTCCCGCTCGAAGCCTCGCTGGAAAGCGATTTCAAACTGACGCCCGAGCAGCTCGAAGCCGCGATCACCCCGAACACCAAGTGGTTCATCTTCAATTCGCCCTCCAATCCCAGCGGTGCGGGCTACAACCGGGCCGAACTGAAAGCGCTGACCGATGTTCTGATGCGCCACCCGCACGTCTGGGTGATGACCGACGACATGTATGAACACCTGGTCTTTGACGGGTTCGAATTCTGCACCCCAGCCGAGGTGGAGCCGGGCCTTTACGAGCGGACCCTCACCTGCAACGGCGTGTCCAAGGCCTATGCCATGACCGGCTGGCGCATTGGCTATGCGGCGGGGCCTGAGCATCTGATCGCCGCCATGCGCAAGGTGCAGTCGCAATCGACCTCGAACCCCTGCTCGATCAGTCAATGGGCCGCCGTCGAGGCGCTGAACGGTTCGCAGGATTTCATTGCCGAAAACAACGTCGCCTTCAAACGCCGCCGCGATCTGGTGGTGGCTGCGCTGAATGATATCGACGGGATCACCTGCCCAACCCCGGAAGGGGCCTTCTACGTCTACCCCTCCATCGCCGGACTGATTGGCAAGAGCACGCCCAAGGGCACCGTCATCAGCGATGACGAAGCCTTCGCCACCGCGCTCCTGGAAGAGCAGGATGTGGCCGTGGTCTTTGGCGCGGCATTCGGTCTGTCGCCGAATTTCCGCATCAGCTACGCCACCTCGGACGAAGCGTTGGTAGAGGCCTGCCGCCGCATCAAAAGCTTCTGCGACACCCTCAGCTGA
- a CDS encoding carboxymuconolactone decarboxylase family protein, translated as MAWIRTVPFDEATGKLKKLYDRVTGPGGNVDNIMMVHSLRPHSMEGHMAIYKNVLHHTGNTIPKWFLEVLGVWVSSLNDCAYCVEHHFAGLQRLLQDEERGLAIRAAIEARDPEAAPLEPAQKVAMGYARKLTEAPASVEQSDIQAMRNAGFDDGEILEINQVTAYFSYANRTVLGLGCSTDGDVLGLSPNNSEDPNDWGHK; from the coding sequence ATGGCGTGGATCAGAACCGTCCCCTTTGACGAGGCCACCGGGAAGCTGAAGAAACTTTATGATCGGGTGACCGGGCCGGGCGGCAATGTCGATAACATCATGATGGTGCACAGCCTGCGCCCGCATTCGATGGAAGGGCATATGGCGATCTACAAGAACGTCCTGCACCATACCGGCAATACCATTCCCAAGTGGTTCTTGGAGGTGCTTGGCGTCTGGGTTTCTTCTCTGAATGACTGTGCCTATTGCGTGGAGCATCACTTTGCCGGGCTGCAGCGCCTGTTGCAGGACGAAGAACGCGGTCTGGCTATCCGGGCTGCGATCGAGGCGCGCGATCCCGAGGCGGCACCGCTGGAGCCTGCGCAGAAGGTTGCGATGGGCTATGCGCGCAAGCTGACCGAGGCGCCTGCGAGTGTTGAGCAATCCGACATTCAGGCGATGCGCAATGCCGGGTTTGACGATGGGGAGATCCTCGAAATCAATCAGGTCACAGCCTATTTTTCCTACGCCAACCGGACCGTTCTGGGGCTTGGCTGCTCGACCGATGGCGATGTGCTGGGCCTCAGCCCCAACAATTCGGAAGATCCGAACGACTGGGGGCACAAGTAA
- a CDS encoding pyridoxal phosphate-dependent decarboxylase family protein, with protein MSKGDGLDPKDWTAFCAEAHRMLEASLDQLEQIRDRPWQPVPEDLPARYRIGQGGDLVGRIEQDVLPHHGGNVHPRFWGWVQGSGLASDLIAGMAGAVVNANVGGRDHGAVYMERAVIDWTRRRMGMPEGASGVLTTGTSQATVIAFQAARVRALPEVRQTGQGAVRLTAYAGVGVHNATRKALELIGVGAENLRQVPLVDGQMDPAALADMIAADREAGAVPFLLVGTAGSVDLGLFDDLESLADLAVDHGLWLHVDGAFGAWTRIAAEPWRGLSNGIGRADSIALDFHKWMYVGYDCGLVLIADEAAHRAAFAARPAYLEGGERGLAGGDPWFCDYGIDLSRGNRGLKVWCALEMHGEEALAAAITDNCRLAALMADEVEKQPRMALGAAVVSNVCVFTARKDLPAAEQTRLNTAIAQDLQESGEAVFSTTRMGDRVLLRAALTNHRTRDEDITAAIAAVARRAELSDL; from the coding sequence ATGAGCAAGGGTGATGGGCTGGACCCAAAGGACTGGACCGCATTCTGTGCCGAGGCGCACCGGATGCTGGAGGCATCGCTGGACCAACTGGAACAGATCCGTGACCGTCCCTGGCAACCGGTTCCCGAAGATCTGCCTGCGCGCTATCGGATCGGGCAGGGCGGTGATCTGGTGGGACGGATCGAGCAGGATGTATTGCCCCATCATGGTGGCAATGTGCATCCCCGGTTCTGGGGCTGGGTGCAGGGCTCTGGGCTGGCCTCCGATTTGATCGCGGGCATGGCGGGCGCGGTGGTCAATGCCAATGTCGGCGGGCGCGATCACGGCGCGGTCTATATGGAGCGCGCTGTGATCGACTGGACCCGCCGCCGGATGGGGATGCCAGAGGGCGCCAGTGGCGTTCTGACCACGGGCACGTCGCAGGCAACGGTGATTGCCTTTCAGGCCGCGCGGGTGCGGGCCTTGCCCGAGGTGCGGCAGACAGGGCAGGGCGCGGTGCGGCTCACGGCCTATGCAGGCGTCGGGGTGCATAATGCGACCCGCAAGGCGCTGGAGCTGATCGGGGTTGGCGCGGAGAACCTGCGGCAGGTGCCACTGGTGGACGGGCAGATGGACCCCGCGGCGCTGGCCGACATGATCGCGGCGGACCGGGAAGCAGGTGCGGTGCCCTTCCTTCTTGTCGGGACTGCTGGCTCTGTGGATCTGGGCCTGTTCGACGATCTCGAATCCCTTGCGGATCTGGCAGTGGATCACGGGCTGTGGCTGCATGTGGACGGGGCCTTTGGCGCCTGGACGCGCATCGCGGCAGAGCCATGGCGCGGCCTGAGCAACGGGATCGGGCGGGCCGACAGTATAGCGCTCGATTTCCATAAATGGATGTATGTGGGCTATGACTGCGGTCTGGTTTTGATCGCGGATGAGGCCGCCCATCGCGCCGCCTTTGCCGCCCGCCCAGCCTATCTGGAAGGCGGTGAACGCGGGTTGGCAGGCGGCGATCCGTGGTTCTGCGACTATGGCATCGATCTGTCACGCGGCAATCGGGGCCTCAAGGTCTGGTGCGCGCTGGAAATGCATGGTGAAGAGGCGCTTGCTGCAGCGATCACCGACAACTGCCGACTTGCGGCTCTGATGGCCGATGAGGTCGAGAAACAGCCGCGCATGGCGCTGGGCGCTGCGGTGGTGTCGAACGTCTGCGTCTTCACCGCGCGGAAGGATCTGCCTGCTGCGGAGCAAACGCGGCTTAATACTGCAATCGCCCAGGACCTGCAGGAAAGCGGCGAAGCGGTATTTTCCACCACACGCATGGGGGACCGGGTCCTGCTGCGCGCCGCGCTGACGAACCACCGCACGCGGGACGAGGATATCACTGCGGCCATTGCCGCGGTGGCGCGCCGGGCAGAACTGTCCGATTTGTGA
- a CDS encoding DUF1007 family protein, translated as MKTLQKRLAGPVFATCAALAPAAVQAHPHIFVDTGLAVQIGAGGALEAVEVTWAYDEFYSLLIFEDLGLDPDADGVLTDDELARLKGFDLKWSAGYAGDTYLTRNEAPLALTAPEHLSTEVVDGRITTRHRRGLKAPVPAEAVVIRAYDPTYYTAYTVNQGVSVGAGCRAEITEPDLDRAYTLVEELLYAMPADQAEAAYPEVGEAFADTVRLICGD; from the coding sequence ATGAAAACGCTGCAAAAACGCCTTGCAGGGCCGGTCTTTGCCACCTGCGCCGCTCTTGCGCCTGCTGCTGTGCAGGCGCATCCGCATATCTTTGTGGATACCGGTTTGGCGGTGCAGATTGGCGCGGGCGGAGCGCTTGAGGCGGTCGAGGTCACTTGGGCCTACGACGAATTCTATTCGCTGCTGATTTTCGAGGATCTGGGGCTGGACCCGGATGCGGACGGCGTCCTGACCGATGATGAGCTGGCACGTCTCAAGGGCTTTGATCTCAAGTGGAGCGCAGGCTATGCCGGGGACACCTACCTGACCCGGAACGAGGCGCCGCTGGCCCTGACGGCGCCAGAACACCTGTCGACCGAAGTGGTGGACGGGCGGATCACCACCCGCCACCGGCGCGGGCTGAAGGCGCCGGTCCCGGCGGAGGCCGTTGTGATCCGGGCCTATGATCCCACTTACTACACGGCCTATACGGTCAACCAGGGCGTCTCGGTCGGGGCAGGGTGTCGGGCCGAAATCACCGAACCGGATCTCGACCGTGCATACACGCTGGTCGAAGAGCTGCTGTATGCCATGCCTGCTGATCAGGCCGAGGCCGCCTATCCGGAGGTCGGAGAGGCCTTTGCCGATACGGTCCGTCTGATCTGCGGAGACTGA